The Pseudochaenichthys georgianus chromosome 8, fPseGeo1.2, whole genome shotgun sequence genome has a segment encoding these proteins:
- the elob gene encoding elongin-B, with protein MDVFLMIRRNKTTIFTDAKESTTVYELKRIVEGVLKRPPEDQKLYKDDVMLNDSQTLGNCGFTNQTARPQAPATVGLAFRLSDDSFEQLRLESFSTPPELPDVMKPQDSGSTANEQAVQ; from the exons ATG GATGTGTTTCTTATGATCCGACGTAACAAGACAACCATCTTCACAGATGCCAAAGAGTCAACCACAGTCTATGAACTCAAGCGCATTGTGGAAGGCGTTTTAAAGAGGCCACCTGAAGATCAGAAACTTTACAAG GATGACGTGATGCTCAATGACAGTCAAACTCTTGGGAACTGTGGCTTTACAAATCAAACAGCCCGACCTCAGGCCCCAGCAACGGTGGGATTAGCCTTCCGTCTGAGTG ATGATTCATTTGAGCAGCTGAGGCTCGAGTCTTTCTCCACTCCCCCAGAGCTCCCTGACGTCATGAAGCCCCAGGACTCGGGCAGCACAGCCAACGAGCAGGCTGTACAGTGA
- the LOC117451063 gene encoding uncharacterized protein — protein MGRYKCAYNCESSSETDVKYFKFPLYNPRKLKKWLLNMKWKDWTPSRFSVLCIDHFEEQCIDRSGKCVKLLEDAVPTIFPSPGDAQKRKASSTPRSKRNKPPSVKASHTSPPQSPTRTPVKAKTRVQSKEAIQTEEPAGDKDPKKSNDKWRIIVDEGLLKIESFPHFFHGDYCEPRDIQWAPDDNLSCSQTACEDPEKLIEVKEPWQWLGLDVRGPLHQTLNGHKYILTVTDYYSKWVEAVPMQSCLPPDVAKQIVDIIAHFGYPFRILSRLPHDIVHKINRELKDQLKVSMALVVYHQQTGTLDLVTQQMIDRMVSDLIEEHAPDWDVYLPAKVFSLCFKEHSKTKERPFSVLCCKGPEPVHSPRGLDYVYSKIRESAFVVR, from the exons ATGGGAAGATATAAATGTGCTTACAATTGCGAAAGCTCCAGCGAGACTGATGTGAAGTATTTTAA GTTTCCCCTGTACAATCCcagaaaactgaagaaatggcTTCTCAACATGAAGTGGAAGGACTGGACGCCATCTCGCTTCTCAGTGCTGTGCATCGACCACTTTGAGGAACAATGCATCGACAGATCAGGAAAATGTGTGAAACTGCTAGAAGATGCAGTTCCAACCATATTTCCATCCCCTGGCGATGCACAAAAAAGGAAG GCTTCTAGCACCCCAAGAAGTAAGAGGAACAAG CCCCCTAGTGTTAAAGCCTCTCACACGAGTCCACCTCAGTCTCCAACCAGGACTCCTGTCAAGGCAAAGACAAGAGTCCAGAGCAAAGAAGCCATACAGACAGAAGAGCCTGCTGG AGACAAAGACCCAAAAAAGTCTAATGACAAATGGAGGATTATTGTCGATGAAGGGCTGTTGAAGATAGAGTCATTTCCACATTTCTTCCATGGAGATTATTGCGAACCACGT GATATTCAGTGGGCTCCAGATGACAATTTAAGT tgttcacagacaGCGTGTGAAGATCCCGAAAAGTTGATAGAG GTGAAAGAGCCGTGGCAGTGGCTTGGCCTGGATGTCAGGGGTCCGCTGCATCAAACACTGAACGGGCACAAATACATCTTGACTGTGACGGACTACTACTCCAAGTGGGTGGAAGCTGTGCCGATGCAGTCTTGCCTCCCTCCAGATGTGGCAAAGCAAATCGTGGACATCATCGCCCACTTTGGATACCCGTTCAGAATCCTCTCCAGACTGCCTCATGACATAGTCCACAAA ATCAACAGAGAACTGAAAGATCAGCTGAAGGTCTCCATGGCCCTTGTTGTCTATCATCAGCAGACGGGCACTTTGGATTTGGTCACACAGCAGATGATTGACAG GATGGTAAGTGATCTAATAGAGGAACATGCGCCCGACTGGGATGTCTATCTGCCTGCCAAGGTTTTCAGTCTGTGTTTCAAAGAGCATTCAAAAACAAAGGAGAGACCCTTTTCAGTGCTCTGCTGTAAGGGACCAGAGCCTGTTCATTCCCCCAGAGGACTGGAT TATGTTTACTCCAAGATACGGGAGAGTGCTTTTGTTGTGAGATAA
- the rusf1 gene encoding RUS family member 1 produces the protein MEIDRCVVLATERYGSSESWKYCAGDAVLERRRDEREGESRGNIIVRSFKSVFLPQGYPESVSEDYVHYQFWDTVQAFCSSLSGTLATQASLKGVGVGNQEATVAAATVTWLLRDGTGMLGRILFAWQKGSKLDSEAKKWRLFADVLNDIAMFMEISAPYFPAGFTLIVCTAGVFKSLVGVAGGATRAALTVHQARRDNMADISAKDGSQETLVNLAGLLISLILIPLVTDNPILTLSLFFFFTILHLFANYKAVRAVVMDTFNEARLSIVLQQYLRDKQILCPLEANQREPVLLEFRKTMPIKLGVRLQEVVQSPAELNLALKENNLPYLLGVRNGCVHVCLRPEASVHDEIRAMCQAVWLSSVLSPLTSRDHPKQKSNWEMVHDSHKLMDTIFNPFLTGVEAAGWDIKRTLLDWDEWRVEWKIKSN, from the exons ATGGAGATAGACAGATGTGTGGTTCTGGCCACAGAGAGATATGGCAGCTCCGAGTCCTGGAAGTATTGTGCAGGCGATGCAGTGTTAGAGAGGAGAAGAGACGAGAGGGAAGGGGAATCAAGAGGAAACATCATTGTTCGAAGTTTCAAA AGTGTCTTTCTGCCTCAAGGCTATCCAGAAAGCGTCAGTGAGGATTACGTGCACTACCAGTTTTGGGATACTGTGCAG gctTTCTGCAGCTCTCTGTCAGGGACTCTGGCCACTCAAGCTTCTCTCAAAGGTGTGGGTGTTGGAAACCAAGAGGCAACAGTGGCAGCAGCCACAGTGACCTGGCTACTAAGAG ATGGAACTGGCATGTTGGGAAGAATCCTCTTCGCTTGGCAGAAAGG GAGTAAATTAGACTCTGAGGCCAAAAAATGGAG ACTTTTTGCTGATGTTCTCAATGACATTGCCATGTTCATGGAAATATCGGCTCCATACTTTCCTGCTGGCTTTACCCTGATTGTGTGTACTGCAGGGGTATTCAAG TCTCTTGTTGGAGTGGCAGGCGGTGCGACCAGAGCTGCTCTGACAGTTCACCAGGCTCGCAGAGACAACATGGCTGACATCTCCGCCAAAGATGGCAGTCAG GAGACTTTAGTGAATCTGGCTGGACTTCTGATCAGTTTAATCCTCATTCCCCTTGTCACTGATAATCCAAT ACTGACTCTcagcctcttcttcttcttcaccatTCTCCATCTCTTCGCCAACTACAAGGCTGTGCGTGCGGTTGTCATGGATACCTTTAACGAGGCGAGGCTTTCAATCGTGCTGCAGCAGTACCTTCGAGACAAACAGATCCTGTGTCCACTGGAGGCCAATCAGAGAGAACCAGTTCTTctgg AGTTTAGGAAAACTATGCCAATAAAACTTGGAGTGAGGCTACAGGAGGTTGTACAAAG TCCGGCTGAACTGAATTTGGCTTTGAAGGAAAACAACCTGCCTTACCTGTTGGGAGTAAGAAATG GATGTGTACATGTTTGTTTGAGACCAGAAGCATCAGTACATGATGAAATCAGAGCGATGTGCCAAGCTGTGTGGCTCAGCAGCGTCCTCAGCCCTCTGACTTCCAGAGATCATCCGAAACAGAAGA GTAACTGGGAAATGGTGCATGATAGTCACAAGTTGATGGACACCATTTTCAATCCATTTCTCACAG GTGTGGAAGCTGCAGGATGGGACATAAAACGAACTTTACTTGACTGGGACGAGTGGAGAGTGGAGtggaaaataaaaagcaattGA